Proteins encoded by one window of Vanacampus margaritifer isolate UIUO_Vmar chromosome 17, RoL_Vmar_1.0, whole genome shotgun sequence:
- the LOC144037685 gene encoding transmembrane protein 54-like, with amino-acid sequence MPRTGVCCANLEEPSALMKMGLSVVLVGHVNFLLGALVHGVVLRHINLHRQARVMEYAISNVVALASGLVGIVVGILAIVLSKNKKSRGLTWSLFSVSLASSLAASASAIGLLVSVVRAIIHGGRSLLTHCRFPDAVGYSSITNECPFDPTRIYSTTLILWVPLIVTCAVQLIFSARCLSVCVSFLGLPCWPRRKRPREARAVIKAMRPLEELVESRVNKAKRHKETPPKRYTEAPRSYSEPGRPASEPVRQQRHQPPPPYYRSLPPAERRPLPPRQQPGWERSRSPDTAQGSQQRTPEQRHLLGRGALERSSFWI; translated from the exons ATGCCCAGAACAG GGGTGTGTTGCGCCAACCTGGAGGAGCCGTCGGCCCTGATGAAGATGGGCCTCAGCGTGGTGCTGGTGGGCCACGTCAACTTCTTGTTGGGAGCGCTCGTGCACGGCGTGGTGCTCAGGCATATCAATCTCCACAGGCAGGCTCGTGTCATGGAGTACGCCATCTCTAACGTGGTGGCTCTGGCGTCTGGGCTGGTG GGAATTGTTGTTGGCATTCTGGCTATTGTCCtgtccaaaaacaagaaaagcagAGGCTTG acGTGGTCCCTGTTCAGCGTAAGCCTAGCATCGTCGCTCGCGGCGTCTGCGTCCGCCATCGGCCTCCTGGTGTCGGTGGTGAGGGCCATCATTCACGGCGGGCGCAGCCTGCTAACGCACTGCCGCTTCCCCGACGCCGTCGGCTACTCCAGCATCACCAACGAGTGCCCTTTCGACCCCACGCGCATCTAT AGCACAACTCTGATCCTTTGGGTGCCTCTCATCGTGACTTGTGCGGTCCAGCTGATCTTTTCCGCCCGCTGCCTTTCCGTGTGCGTCTCCTTCCTGGGTTTGCCCTGCTGGCCGCGCAGGAAGCGGCCCAGAGAGGCCCGAGCGGTGATCAAAGCCATGAGGCCGCTGGAGGAACTGGTTGAATCCCGTGTCAACAAAGCAAAGCGGCACAAAGAGACTCCCCCCAAGCGCTACACCGAAGCCCCGAGGAGCTACAGCGAACCCGGAAGACCCGCGTCAGAACCGGTCAGGCAGCAGCGCCACCAGCCTCCCCCGCCGTACTACAGGAGCCTCCCCCCCGCGGAGAGGCGGCCACTTCCTCCTCGCCAGCAGCCGGGCTGGGAAAGGTCGCGGAGCCCTGACACTGCGCAAGGGAGCCAGCAGCGAACTCCGGAACAGCGCCACCTACTGGGGAGAGGCGCTCTGGAACGATCCAGTTTCTGGATTTAG